ATGGTATTTTTATCATACCCCATTTCCATTAAATTCTTAACTTCTTCTACCAACCCCTGTTCCATCATAAGATCAACTCTTTTTTCTATATCTTCATAAAGCTTTTCTCTCTCTTTGGTAAGACCTATAATAATATAATTATATTTGGGAGGATTATTTAAAGATTCCTCCTGATGGAGAGAAATTGGCTTTTTGGTATGGGTATAAACCTCTATAGCCCTTATTACTCTTTTAACATTGTTCATATGTATTTTCTCTGCAGCTTTTGGGTCGATAGCTTTTAACTTGTTATAAACGTACTCATTTCCATATTTTTTCGCTTCTTTTGCAAGTCTTTCTCTCAAATCCCAGTCACAAATAGTATCGGCAAATTCAATATTATAAACAAGTGAATTTATATAAAGTCCTGTACCGCCGCATACTATCGGGACTTTCCCTTTTTTTAAAATTTCTTCAGTATATTTGTATGCAAGTTTTTGATATTTTACAACATTAAATTCTTCAGAGGGCTCTACTTCGTCTATAAGGTAGTGCTTTATTCCTGCCATTTCTTCTTTAGTGGGCTTTGCTGTCCCTATATTCATATATTTATACACTTGCATTGAATCGGCAGAAATTATTTCCCCCTGTATTTCCTTTGCAAGTTCTATTGAAACCTTTGTTTTCCCAGAAGCTGTAGGTCCTATAATAACTACTACATTATCCATATCCTTAAACTATCCTTTTAAACATCTTTTCTAATTCATATTTTGTAATTTTTATAATTGTTGGCCTGCCGTGGGGACAGGTATAAGGATTTTTAAGCTGTGAAAGCTTCTTTATAATATTTCTGATTTCAATGTCCCCAAGCTTTTCATTGGCTTTAACTGCTCCTTTACACGCCATTTTATAAAGTACTTCCTCTGCTATATAAACATTGTCTTTTTTATTTTCCGACATTAGAAAATCCAAAACATCCAAAAAAGCTTCCCTTATACTGCCGCCTTCACTGTTTGCAGGAACCGATCTTAGTATAATAGAATTATCGCCAAAATTTTCAGTAATAAAACCTAACTTATTAAGCATTTCACTTTTGTCATTTATAAATTCTGCCTCCTGGCTTGTAAGCTCTATAACAACAGGCTCTAAAAGGTACTGGGCTAAATTTTCTTCCTTGTAGTACTTTTCTTTTAATTCTTC
The genomic region above belongs to Acetivibrio saccincola and contains:
- the miaA gene encoding tRNA (adenosine(37)-N6)-dimethylallyltransferase MiaA, which translates into the protein MDNVVVIIGPTASGKTKVSIELAKEIQGEIISADSMQVYKYMNIGTAKPTKEEMAGIKHYLIDEVEPSEEFNVVKYQKLAYKYTEEILKKGKVPIVCGGTGLYINSLVYNIEFADTICDWDLRERLAKEAKKYGNEYVYNKLKAIDPKAAEKIHMNNVKRVIRAIEVYTHTKKPISLHQEESLNNPPKYNYIIIGLTKEREKLYEDIEKRVDLMMEQGLVEEVKNLMEMGYDKNTIAMQGLGYKEIISYLKGEISKEEAVYILKRDTRRYAKRQITWFKKLKNVYWIKVDEIKKEKEIIEKIKYHIARHGIIL